Proteins encoded in a region of the Capra hircus breed San Clemente chromosome 3, ASM170441v1, whole genome shotgun sequence genome:
- the BCAN gene encoding brevican core protein isoform X1, giving the protein MAPLFLPLLAALVLAWIPSALADALEGDSSEDRAFRVRIAGDAPLQGVLGGALTIPCHVHYLRPSPSRRAAQGSPRVKWTFLSGGREAEVLVARGLRVKVSEAYRFRVALPAYPASLTDVSLVLSELRPNDSGIYRCEVQHGIDDSSDAVEVKVKGVVFLYREGSARYAFSFTGAQEACARIGARIATPEQLYAAYLGGYEQCDAGWLSDQTVRYPIQTPREACYGDMDGFPGVRNYGVVDPDDLYDVYCYAEELNGELFLGAPPDKLTLEEARTYCQERGAKIATTGQLYAAWDGGLDRCSPGWLADGSVRYPIVTPSQRCGGGLPGVKTLFLFPNQTGFPNKHSRFNVYCFRDSAQPSAIPEAANPGSDPASDALESIVTVTETLEELKLPQEAVESESRGAIYSIPIIEDGGGGSSTPEDPAEAPRTLLEFETQSIVPPLESSEEEGKVLEQEEKYRGEEEKEEEEEEVEDEGLWAWPSELSSLDPEAPLPTEPAPEESLTQASPPVRAALQPGASPPPYDDPEAPRPPRVLGPPTKTLPTPREGNLASPPPSTPVGAREREEETGGPELSGAPRGESEETGSSEGAPSLLPATRAPGDTRDLESPSEENSRRTVPAGTSVRAQPVLPTDSASRGGVAVAPSSGDCVPSPCHNGGTCLEEEEGVRCLCLPGYGGDLCDVGLHFCSPGWDAFQGACYKHFSTRRSWEEAENRCRMYGAHLASIGTPEEQDFINNRYREYQWIGLNDRTIEGDFLWSDGVPLVRGSDRPSRGLGCFFEALLPCTPSDPHLSVSFSWPCTFPSSCPFFLCPLLFSSHLVPITPTPKPPDIFSLWGPLLPTPLAFPLLCPSSTPFSASPPGPFLPVLLVLERLTTSCILPPPSQLYENWNPGQPDSYFLSGENCVVMVWHDQGQWSDVPCNYHLSYTCKMGLVSCGPPPELPLAQVFGRPRLRYEVDTVLRYRCREGLTQRNLPLIRCQENGRWGPPQISCVPHRPARALRPIEAQEGRQRRLVEHWKARLNPSPNPAPGP; this is encoded by the exons ATGGCCCCACTGTTCCTGCCCCTCCTGGCAGCCCTGGTTCTGGCCTGGATCCCTTCGGCCTTGGCTGATGCTCTGGAAGGAGACAGCTCAG AGGACAGGGCCTTCCGCGTGCGCATCGCGGGCGACGCGCCGCTGCAGGGCGTGCTGGGCGGCGCCCTCACCATCCCATGCCACGTCCACTACCTGCGGCCGTCGCCGAGCCGCCGGGCCGCGCAGGGCTCCCCGCGGGTTAAGTGGACCTTCCTGTCCGGCGGCCGGGAGGCCGAGGTGCTAGTGGCGCGGGGCCTACGCGTCAAGGTGAGCGAGGCCTACCGGTTCCGCGTGGCACTGCCTGCCTACCCGGCGTCACTCACCGACGTCTCCCTGGTGCTGAGCGAGCTGCGGCCCAACGACTCAGGCATTTACCGCTGCGAGGTCCAGCATGGCATCGACGACAGCAGCGACGCTGTGGAGGTCAAGGTCAAAG GGGTCGTCTTTCTCTACCGGGAGGGCTCTGCCCGCTACGCTTTCTCCTTCACTGGGGCCCAGGAGGCCTGTGCCCGCATCGGAGCCCGAATCGCCACTCCGGAGCAGCTCTACGCCGCCTACCTCGGGGGCTATGAACAGTGTGACGCTGGCTGGCTGTCCGACCAGACCGTGAG GTATCCCATCCAGACGCCACGAGAGGCCTGTTATGGAGACATGGATGGCTTCCCTGGGGTCCGGAACTACGGAGTGGTCGACCCGGATGACCTCTATGATGTTTACTGTTATGCTGAAGAACTAAATG gAGAGCTGTTCCTGGGTGCCCCTCCAGACAAGCTGACCTTGGAGGAGGCACGGACATACTGCCAGGAGCGGGGTGCTAAGATTGCAACCACCGGCCAGCTGTATGCAGCCTGGGATGGTGGCCTGGACCGCTGCAgccctggctggctggctgaTGGCAGTGTGCGCTACCCCATCGTCACTCCCAGCCAGCGCTGTggtgggggcctccctggtgtcaagactctcttcctcttccccaaCCAGACCGGCTTCCCCAACAAGCACAGCCGCTTCAACGTCTACTGCTTCCGAG ACTCTGCCCAGCCTTCTGCCATCCCTGAGGCAGCCAACCCAGGCTCTGACCCGGCCTCTGATGCACTGGAATCCATTGTCACAGTGACTGAGACCCTGGAGGAACTGAAGCTGCCCCAGGAAGCTGTGGAAAGCGAGTCCCGAGGAGCCATCTACTCCATTCCCATTATAGAGGATGGAGGTGGTGGAAGCTCCACTCCAGAAGACCCAGCGGAGGCCCCTAGAACCCTCCTAG AATTCGAAACCCAATCCATTGTGCCTCCTCTGGAGTCCTCAGAAGAGGAAGGCAAGGTGTTGGAGCAAGAAGAGAAATACAGGggtgaagaagagaaagaagaggaagaagaagaggtggAGGATGAGGGCCTGTGGGCCTGGCCCAGTGAGCTCAGCAGCCTGGACCCAGAGGCCCCTCTCCCCACTGAGCCAGCTCCAGAGGAGTCACTCACCCAGGCATCCCCTCCAGTGAGGGCTGCCCTCCAGCCTGGTGCATCACCACCACCCTATGACGACCCAGAGGCTCCCAGGCCTCCAAGGGTCCTTGGGCCACCCACCAAGACCCTGCCCACTCCCAGGGAAGGGAACCTGGCATCCCCACCACCTTCCACTCCGGTTggggcaagagagagagaggaggagactgGAGGTCCTGAGCTCTCTGGGGCCCCTCGAGGAGAGAGTGAGGAGACAGGAAGCTCCGAGGGTGCCCCTTCCCTGCTTCCAGCCACACGGGCCCCTGGGGATACCAGGGATCTGGAGAGCCCCTctgaagagaattccagaagaactgtCCCAGCAGGGACTTCAGTGCGTGCCCAGCCGGTGCTGCCCACTGACAGTGCCAGCCGTGGTGGAGTGGCCGTGGCCCCCTCATCAG GTGACTGTGTCCCCAGCCCCTGCCACAATGGCGGGACGtgcttggaggaggaggagggggtccGCTGCCTGTGTTTGCCTGGCTATGGGGGGGACCTGTGCGATGTTG GCCTCCACTTCTGCAGCCCCGGTTGGGACGCCTTCCAGGGCGCCTGCTACAAGCACTTCTCGACCCgaaggagctgggaggaggcGGAGAACAGGTGCCGGATGTACGGCGCGCACCTCGCCAGCATCGGCACGCCGGAGGAGCAGGACTTCATCAACA ATAGATACCGGGAGTACCAGTGGATCGGGCTCAACGACAGGACCATCGAAGGGGATTTCCTGTGGTCAGATGGTGTCCCCCTGGTGAGAGGTTCCGACCGCCCCTCACGTGGTCTAGGTTGTTTCTTCGAAGCACTTCTACCCTGTACCCCCAGTGACCCCCATCTCTCCGTCTCCTTTTCCTGGCCCTGTACCTTTCCCTCTTCCTGTCCCTTCTTCTtgtgtccccttctcttttcttctcatctGGTTCCCATTACCCCTACCCCCAAGCCCCCTGACATTTTTTCCCTTTGGGGTCCCCTACTCCCCACCCCTCTAGCCTTCCCTCTGTTGTGCCCCTCCTCGACCCCCTTCTCCGCAAGTCCTCCAGGTCCGTTCCTCCCCGTGCTCCTGGTGCTGGAGCGCCTCACTACCTCCTGCATCCTCCCCCCGCCCTCCCAGCTCTATGAGAACTGGAACCCTGGGCAGCCAGACAGCTACTTCCTGTCCGGAGAGAACTGCGTGGTTATGGTGTGGCACGATCAGGGACAATGGAGTGATGTTCCCTGCAACTACCACCTGTCCTACACCTGCAAGATGGGGCTGG TGTCCTGTGGGCCCCCACCAGAGCTGCCCCTGGCTCAGGTATTTGGCCGCCCACGGCTGCGCTATGAAGTCGACACAGTGCTTCGTTACCGGTGCCGGGAGGGACTGACCCAGCGCAACCTACCGCTGATCCGCTGCCAGGAGAATGGTCGCTGGGGGCCCCCCCAGATCTCCTGTGTGCCCCACAGGCCT GCTCGAGCTCTGCGCCCAATAGAGGCCCAAGAAGGACGTCAGAGGAGGCTCGTGGAGCACTGGAAGGCACGGTTGAACCCCTCTCCCAATCCTGCTCCAGGCCCCTAA
- the BCAN gene encoding brevican core protein isoform X2, giving the protein MAPLFLPLLAALVLAWIPSALADALEGDSSEDRAFRVRIAGDAPLQGVLGGALTIPCHVHYLRPSPSRRAAQGSPRVKWTFLSGGREAEVLVARGLRVKVSEAYRFRVALPAYPASLTDVSLVLSELRPNDSGIYRCEVQHGIDDSSDAVEVKVKGVVFLYREGSARYAFSFTGAQEACARIGARIATPEQLYAAYLGGYEQCDAGWLSDQTVRYPIQTPREACYGDMDGFPGVRNYGVVDPDDLYDVYCYAEELNGELFLGAPPDKLTLEEARTYCQERGAKIATTGQLYAAWDGGLDRCSPGWLADGSVRYPIVTPSQRCGGGLPGVKTLFLFPNQTGFPNKHSRFNVYCFRDSAQPSAIPEAANPGSDPASDALESIVTVTETLEELKLPQEAVESESRGAIYSIPIIEDGGGGSSTPEDPAEAPRTLLEFETQSIVPPLESSEEEGKVLEQEEKYRGEEEKEEEEEEVEDEGLWAWPSELSSLDPEAPLPTEPAPEESLTQASPPVRAALQPGASPPPYDDPEAPRPPRVLGPPTKTLPTPREGNLASPPPSTPVGAREREEETGGPELSGAPRGESEETGSSEGAPSLLPATRAPGDTRDLESPSEENSRRTVPAGTSVRAQPVLPTDSASRGGVAVAPSSGDCVPSPCHNGGTCLEEEEGVRCLCLPGYGGDLCDVGLHFCSPGWDAFQGACYKHFSTRRSWEEAENRCRMYGAHLASIGTPEEQDFINNRYREYQWIGLNDRTIEGDFLWSDGVPLLYENWNPGQPDSYFLSGENCVVMVWHDQGQWSDVPCNYHLSYTCKMGLVSCGPPPELPLAQVFGRPRLRYEVDTVLRYRCREGLTQRNLPLIRCQENGRWGPPQISCVPHRPARALRPIEAQEGRQRRLVEHWKARLNPSPNPAPGP; this is encoded by the exons ATGGCCCCACTGTTCCTGCCCCTCCTGGCAGCCCTGGTTCTGGCCTGGATCCCTTCGGCCTTGGCTGATGCTCTGGAAGGAGACAGCTCAG AGGACAGGGCCTTCCGCGTGCGCATCGCGGGCGACGCGCCGCTGCAGGGCGTGCTGGGCGGCGCCCTCACCATCCCATGCCACGTCCACTACCTGCGGCCGTCGCCGAGCCGCCGGGCCGCGCAGGGCTCCCCGCGGGTTAAGTGGACCTTCCTGTCCGGCGGCCGGGAGGCCGAGGTGCTAGTGGCGCGGGGCCTACGCGTCAAGGTGAGCGAGGCCTACCGGTTCCGCGTGGCACTGCCTGCCTACCCGGCGTCACTCACCGACGTCTCCCTGGTGCTGAGCGAGCTGCGGCCCAACGACTCAGGCATTTACCGCTGCGAGGTCCAGCATGGCATCGACGACAGCAGCGACGCTGTGGAGGTCAAGGTCAAAG GGGTCGTCTTTCTCTACCGGGAGGGCTCTGCCCGCTACGCTTTCTCCTTCACTGGGGCCCAGGAGGCCTGTGCCCGCATCGGAGCCCGAATCGCCACTCCGGAGCAGCTCTACGCCGCCTACCTCGGGGGCTATGAACAGTGTGACGCTGGCTGGCTGTCCGACCAGACCGTGAG GTATCCCATCCAGACGCCACGAGAGGCCTGTTATGGAGACATGGATGGCTTCCCTGGGGTCCGGAACTACGGAGTGGTCGACCCGGATGACCTCTATGATGTTTACTGTTATGCTGAAGAACTAAATG gAGAGCTGTTCCTGGGTGCCCCTCCAGACAAGCTGACCTTGGAGGAGGCACGGACATACTGCCAGGAGCGGGGTGCTAAGATTGCAACCACCGGCCAGCTGTATGCAGCCTGGGATGGTGGCCTGGACCGCTGCAgccctggctggctggctgaTGGCAGTGTGCGCTACCCCATCGTCACTCCCAGCCAGCGCTGTggtgggggcctccctggtgtcaagactctcttcctcttccccaaCCAGACCGGCTTCCCCAACAAGCACAGCCGCTTCAACGTCTACTGCTTCCGAG ACTCTGCCCAGCCTTCTGCCATCCCTGAGGCAGCCAACCCAGGCTCTGACCCGGCCTCTGATGCACTGGAATCCATTGTCACAGTGACTGAGACCCTGGAGGAACTGAAGCTGCCCCAGGAAGCTGTGGAAAGCGAGTCCCGAGGAGCCATCTACTCCATTCCCATTATAGAGGATGGAGGTGGTGGAAGCTCCACTCCAGAAGACCCAGCGGAGGCCCCTAGAACCCTCCTAG AATTCGAAACCCAATCCATTGTGCCTCCTCTGGAGTCCTCAGAAGAGGAAGGCAAGGTGTTGGAGCAAGAAGAGAAATACAGGggtgaagaagagaaagaagaggaagaagaagaggtggAGGATGAGGGCCTGTGGGCCTGGCCCAGTGAGCTCAGCAGCCTGGACCCAGAGGCCCCTCTCCCCACTGAGCCAGCTCCAGAGGAGTCACTCACCCAGGCATCCCCTCCAGTGAGGGCTGCCCTCCAGCCTGGTGCATCACCACCACCCTATGACGACCCAGAGGCTCCCAGGCCTCCAAGGGTCCTTGGGCCACCCACCAAGACCCTGCCCACTCCCAGGGAAGGGAACCTGGCATCCCCACCACCTTCCACTCCGGTTggggcaagagagagagaggaggagactgGAGGTCCTGAGCTCTCTGGGGCCCCTCGAGGAGAGAGTGAGGAGACAGGAAGCTCCGAGGGTGCCCCTTCCCTGCTTCCAGCCACACGGGCCCCTGGGGATACCAGGGATCTGGAGAGCCCCTctgaagagaattccagaagaactgtCCCAGCAGGGACTTCAGTGCGTGCCCAGCCGGTGCTGCCCACTGACAGTGCCAGCCGTGGTGGAGTGGCCGTGGCCCCCTCATCAG GTGACTGTGTCCCCAGCCCCTGCCACAATGGCGGGACGtgcttggaggaggaggagggggtccGCTGCCTGTGTTTGCCTGGCTATGGGGGGGACCTGTGCGATGTTG GCCTCCACTTCTGCAGCCCCGGTTGGGACGCCTTCCAGGGCGCCTGCTACAAGCACTTCTCGACCCgaaggagctgggaggaggcGGAGAACAGGTGCCGGATGTACGGCGCGCACCTCGCCAGCATCGGCACGCCGGAGGAGCAGGACTTCATCAACA ATAGATACCGGGAGTACCAGTGGATCGGGCTCAACGACAGGACCATCGAAGGGGATTTCCTGTGGTCAGATGGTGTCCCCCTG CTCTATGAGAACTGGAACCCTGGGCAGCCAGACAGCTACTTCCTGTCCGGAGAGAACTGCGTGGTTATGGTGTGGCACGATCAGGGACAATGGAGTGATGTTCCCTGCAACTACCACCTGTCCTACACCTGCAAGATGGGGCTGG TGTCCTGTGGGCCCCCACCAGAGCTGCCCCTGGCTCAGGTATTTGGCCGCCCACGGCTGCGCTATGAAGTCGACACAGTGCTTCGTTACCGGTGCCGGGAGGGACTGACCCAGCGCAACCTACCGCTGATCCGCTGCCAGGAGAATGGTCGCTGGGGGCCCCCCCAGATCTCCTGTGTGCCCCACAGGCCT GCTCGAGCTCTGCGCCCAATAGAGGCCCAAGAAGGACGTCAGAGGAGGCTCGTGGAGCACTGGAAGGCACGGTTGAACCCCTCTCCCAATCCTGCTCCAGGCCCCTAA
- the BCAN gene encoding brevican core protein isoform X3, whose protein sequence is MAPLFLPLLAALVLAWIPSALADALEGDSSEDRAFRVRIAGDAPLQGVLGGALTIPCHVHYLRPSPSRRAAQGSPRVKWTFLSGGREAEVLVARGLRVKVSEAYRFRVALPAYPASLTDVSLVLSELRPNDSGIYRCEVQHGIDDSSDAVEVKVKGVVFLYREGSARYAFSFTGAQEACARIGARIATPEQLYAAYLGGYEQCDAGWLSDQTVRYPIQTPREACYGDMDGFPGVRNYGVVDPDDLYDVYCYAEELNGELFLGAPPDKLTLEEARTYCQERGAKIATTGQLYAAWDGGLDRCSPGWLADGSVRYPIVTPSQRCGGGLPGVKTLFLFPNQTGFPNKHSRFNVYCFRDSAQPSAIPEAANPGSDPASDALESIVTVTETLEELKLPQEAVESESRGAIYSIPIIEDGGGGSSTPEDPAEAPRTLLEFETQSIVPPLESSEEEGKVLEQEEKYRGEEEKEEEEEEVEDEGLWAWPSELSSLDPEAPLPTEPAPEESLTQASPPVRAALQPGASPPPYDDPEAPRPPRVLGPPTKTLPTPREGNLASPPPSTPVGAREREEETGGPELSGAPRGESEETGSSEGAPSLLPATRAPGDTRDLESPSEENSRRTVPAGTSVRAQPVLPTDSASRGGVAVAPSSGNFAQGSASLLILLLFLPLQLWIT, encoded by the exons ATGGCCCCACTGTTCCTGCCCCTCCTGGCAGCCCTGGTTCTGGCCTGGATCCCTTCGGCCTTGGCTGATGCTCTGGAAGGAGACAGCTCAG AGGACAGGGCCTTCCGCGTGCGCATCGCGGGCGACGCGCCGCTGCAGGGCGTGCTGGGCGGCGCCCTCACCATCCCATGCCACGTCCACTACCTGCGGCCGTCGCCGAGCCGCCGGGCCGCGCAGGGCTCCCCGCGGGTTAAGTGGACCTTCCTGTCCGGCGGCCGGGAGGCCGAGGTGCTAGTGGCGCGGGGCCTACGCGTCAAGGTGAGCGAGGCCTACCGGTTCCGCGTGGCACTGCCTGCCTACCCGGCGTCACTCACCGACGTCTCCCTGGTGCTGAGCGAGCTGCGGCCCAACGACTCAGGCATTTACCGCTGCGAGGTCCAGCATGGCATCGACGACAGCAGCGACGCTGTGGAGGTCAAGGTCAAAG GGGTCGTCTTTCTCTACCGGGAGGGCTCTGCCCGCTACGCTTTCTCCTTCACTGGGGCCCAGGAGGCCTGTGCCCGCATCGGAGCCCGAATCGCCACTCCGGAGCAGCTCTACGCCGCCTACCTCGGGGGCTATGAACAGTGTGACGCTGGCTGGCTGTCCGACCAGACCGTGAG GTATCCCATCCAGACGCCACGAGAGGCCTGTTATGGAGACATGGATGGCTTCCCTGGGGTCCGGAACTACGGAGTGGTCGACCCGGATGACCTCTATGATGTTTACTGTTATGCTGAAGAACTAAATG gAGAGCTGTTCCTGGGTGCCCCTCCAGACAAGCTGACCTTGGAGGAGGCACGGACATACTGCCAGGAGCGGGGTGCTAAGATTGCAACCACCGGCCAGCTGTATGCAGCCTGGGATGGTGGCCTGGACCGCTGCAgccctggctggctggctgaTGGCAGTGTGCGCTACCCCATCGTCACTCCCAGCCAGCGCTGTggtgggggcctccctggtgtcaagactctcttcctcttccccaaCCAGACCGGCTTCCCCAACAAGCACAGCCGCTTCAACGTCTACTGCTTCCGAG ACTCTGCCCAGCCTTCTGCCATCCCTGAGGCAGCCAACCCAGGCTCTGACCCGGCCTCTGATGCACTGGAATCCATTGTCACAGTGACTGAGACCCTGGAGGAACTGAAGCTGCCCCAGGAAGCTGTGGAAAGCGAGTCCCGAGGAGCCATCTACTCCATTCCCATTATAGAGGATGGAGGTGGTGGAAGCTCCACTCCAGAAGACCCAGCGGAGGCCCCTAGAACCCTCCTAG AATTCGAAACCCAATCCATTGTGCCTCCTCTGGAGTCCTCAGAAGAGGAAGGCAAGGTGTTGGAGCAAGAAGAGAAATACAGGggtgaagaagagaaagaagaggaagaagaagaggtggAGGATGAGGGCCTGTGGGCCTGGCCCAGTGAGCTCAGCAGCCTGGACCCAGAGGCCCCTCTCCCCACTGAGCCAGCTCCAGAGGAGTCACTCACCCAGGCATCCCCTCCAGTGAGGGCTGCCCTCCAGCCTGGTGCATCACCACCACCCTATGACGACCCAGAGGCTCCCAGGCCTCCAAGGGTCCTTGGGCCACCCACCAAGACCCTGCCCACTCCCAGGGAAGGGAACCTGGCATCCCCACCACCTTCCACTCCGGTTggggcaagagagagagaggaggagactgGAGGTCCTGAGCTCTCTGGGGCCCCTCGAGGAGAGAGTGAGGAGACAGGAAGCTCCGAGGGTGCCCCTTCCCTGCTTCCAGCCACACGGGCCCCTGGGGATACCAGGGATCTGGAGAGCCCCTctgaagagaattccagaagaactgtCCCAGCAGGGACTTCAGTGCGTGCCCAGCCGGTGCTGCCCACTGACAGTGCCAGCCGTGGTGGAGTGGCCGTGGCCCCCTCATCAGGTAACTTTGCCCAAGGCTCAGCCTCCCTCCttatcctcctcctcttcctccccctgcAGCTCTGGATCACCTGA